A window from Gottschalkiaceae bacterium SANA encodes these proteins:
- a CDS encoding TIGR00266 family protein, whose protein sequence is METAHEVDYKLYGDDMQFVEIELDGEEAVLAEAGAMMYMDEKIKMETIFGDGSGRGKGKGLMGKLMGAGKRLVTGEGLFMTAFTNVQGGKAHVAFGAPYPGSVIPVDLTEMNGTLICQKDAFLCAAKGVSVGIHLQKKIGAGFFGGEGFIMQKLEGDGMVFLHAGGTIIKKQITAGKKLRIDTGCLVAMTAGVDFDVQFAGDVKSALFGGEGIFLGTVSGQGEVWLQSLPFSRMADRVMSAAGGSKGETKNATSNGIEELAGLANLFGRD, encoded by the coding sequence ATGGAAACGGCACATGAGGTAGATTACAAGTTATATGGAGATGATATGCAGTTCGTTGAAATTGAACTTGATGGCGAAGAGGCGGTTCTGGCAGAAGCGGGCGCAATGATGTACATGGATGAAAAGATCAAGATGGAAACGATCTTTGGTGATGGAAGCGGCAGAGGCAAAGGAAAAGGCTTGATGGGAAAATTGATGGGTGCCGGAAAACGATTGGTAACAGGCGAAGGTCTATTTATGACTGCATTTACCAATGTCCAAGGTGGAAAAGCACATGTAGCATTTGGAGCTCCTTATCCAGGAAGTGTTATACCCGTAGATTTAACAGAAATGAATGGCACGCTCATTTGCCAGAAAGATGCATTCTTATGTGCGGCTAAAGGGGTTTCAGTTGGCATTCATTTACAAAAGAAAATTGGTGCAGGCTTCTTTGGTGGTGAAGGATTTATTATGCAAAAACTAGAGGGAGACGGGATGGTATTTCTTCATGCTGGTGGAACCATTATAAAAAAACAAATAACAGCAGGTAAAAAACTACGAATTGATACGGGCTGTCTTGTTGCAATGACTGCAGGCGTTGACTTTGATGTGCAGTTTGCTGGTGATGTAAAAAGTGCATTATTTGGCGGCGAGGGTATTTTTCTTGGAACCGTTAGTGGCCAAGGGGAAGTCTGGTTGCAATCCTTACCATTCAGCAGAATGGCAGATCGAGTGATGAGTGCGGCGGGTGGTAGTAAAGGGGAAACAAAGAATGCCACATCTAATGGCATTGAGGAACTAGCGGGACTTGCTAACTTATTTGGAAGAGACTAA